From a single Nicotiana tabacum cultivar K326 chromosome 8, ASM71507v2, whole genome shotgun sequence genomic region:
- the LOC107829626 gene encoding F-box protein At5g49610-like, with protein sequence MASSELPSDMAFEILTRTSLETLDTCKVVNKTWKNLTYKLGFMQVYCHRTNNILGYFVQSLENNKYVTEFVSMDDCIGKDPLNKPEYKIFNHYRNTKIEASSKQGVLCCVRRIKNRNHMYYICKPSTREWKVLPNPKTRYRTVKIALVVLKSSPLHFKIIRLSQDYSPPRRRRLGLGNYCCEIFDSETFAWRRTNIISLPYDVFFEPSCLPVNVSGLVYFLTDDDHVLVLNYNGKEARPRFSLPEPVTENKDYTDKKLVEYEGKLGFICLSRNEMLELWCIDNTRNHMWNKEKEVEIETVKREIKYPSPVDFYDSDIALMMGLDKLMFYNEQNSSFDVMARTCTPSSAGHGAGCGATQGGGQVGLHQTRRQTAPQPQVGNMGQTQAVMPDQVQKQRVQNAPPLVPTVVPTVALPADVVARLLNVLEALVPTQGGSLAQHATLQTQTPTDSAFRE encoded by the exons ATGGCTTCTTCAGAGCTTCCATCTGATATGGCTTTCGAGATATTAACTCGAACTTCCTTGGAAACATTAGATACTTGCAAAGTAGTTAACAAGACGTGGAAAAACTTGACATATAAATTAGGTTTTATGCAAGTATATTGTCACAGAACAAATAATATTTTAGGTTACTTCGTTCAAAGTTTAGAAAATAACAAGTACGTTACAGAGTTTGTTTCAATGGACGATTGTATTGGAAAAGATCCATTGAATAAACCTGAATATAAAATTTTCAACCATTATCGCAACACAAAGATCGAGGCATCTTCAAAACAAGGGGTCTTGTGTTGTGTGAGAAGAATAAAGAATCGTAACCACATGTACTATATTTGTAAACCTAGTACTCGAGAATGGAAAGTGTTGCCTAATCCAAAAACGAGGTATCGGACGGTCAAGATTGCTCTAGTGGTACTCAAATCAagtcctttacatttcaagattATTCGTTTGTCACAAGACTACTCACCACCTCGTCGTAG GCGTTTGGGGCTTGGCAATTATTGTTGTGAAATCTTCGATTCTGAGACTTTTGCCTGGAGACGAACAAATATAATCTCACTTCCTTACGACGTGTTTTTCGAACCCTCTTGTCTCCCCGTTAACGTAAGTGGTTTAgtctattttctcacagatgatGATCACGTATTAGTCTTAAACTATAATGGCAAAGAAGCTCGTCCAAGATTCTCACTTCCAGAGCCAGTAACCGAAAATAAAGATTATACAGACAAGAAACTGGTGGAGTACGAAGGGAAGCTGGGATTTATTTGCCTATCGCGGAATGAAATGTTAGAGCTTTGGTGTATTGACAATACAAGAAACCATATGTGGAATAAGGAGAAAGAAGTGGAGATTGAAACCGTTAAAAGAGAGATAAAATATCCAAGTCCAGTTGATTTTTACGATAGTGATATTGCTCTAATGATGGGTTTGGATAAATTAATGTTTTACAACGAacaaaattcaagttttgatgTG atggctagGACATGCACACCCTCATCTGCTGGACATGGTGCTGGATGTGGTGCTACCCAGGGTGGCGGTCAAGTTGGGCttcatcaaactagaagacagactGCTCCTCAACCTCAAGTTGGGAACATGGGTCAAACCCAAGCTGTTATGCCAGATCAAGTGCAAAAGCAGAGAGTTCAGAATGCTCCACCACTAGTGCCAACTGTTGTACCTACTGTTGCCTTACCTGCAGATGTAGTGGCAAGGTTATTGAATGTGTTAGAGGCATTGGTGCCTACTCAGGGCGGAAGTTTAGCTCAGCATGCTACTTTACAGACACAAACACCTACAGACTCAGCCTTTCGGGAATAA
- the LOC142163486 gene encoding uncharacterized protein LOC142163486: protein MTNTWYETVLLGRPEGAPPLTWDEFTKLFKNHFLPDSLMQQYARDFERLVQTPDMDVSTYNTKFCKLAIYAPHLVPTEEARVQRFVDGLVSRLYTAVALQMKTLSYSNVVDLARKIENKGREERTSSDLRKKAKTRGAFSGGFGENRRAGNQGQQQGSQTGTHMSSQFTYRPHYREGATGTGNRGRGARESNTVNQGQGNAGRGQARVFAFTRQDAQASNAVVTGILSVCSFGALALINPGSTHSYVSSYFALRFSRQPKLLNDHFLVATPVGESLLAEYVYRVYQIRVEVDCHAKIVKFEIPNEPSFNLRGSQVPETCKIVSFMKTQQLLKKGCLGLLTIVTDTRKETVSIENLPVVREFSDVFLEDLPGLPPVREIDFSIDLLPNSQPISIPPYRMALADLRELKQQLQDLLDKGFIN, encoded by the exons ATGACTAACACATGGTATGAAACGGTATTGCTAGGAAGGCCAGAAGGAGCACCACCACTGACATGGGATGAGTTCACTAAGTTGTTCAAGAATCATTTTCTTCCAGACAGTCTGATGCAACAATATGCTAGAGACTTTGAGAGATTGGTTCAGACTCCAGATATGGATGTGTCAACATATAACACTAAGTTCTGTAAGCTGGCTATATATGCTCCTCACTTAGTGCCTACCGAAGAAGCTCGAGttcagaggtttgttgatggattgGTTAGTCGTCTATACACTGCAGTAGCCCTACAGATGAAGACGTTATCCTACTCTAATGTAGTCGACCTTGCTAGAAAGATTGAAAATAAGGGACGTGAGGAGCGTACATCTAGTGATTTACGTAAGAAGGCCAAGACAAGAGGGGCTTTCAGTGGTGGTTTTGGTGAAAATAGAAGAGCAGGAAATCAGGGACAACAACAGGGTTCTCAGACAGGGACACACATGTCTTCACAGTTCACATATAGACCACATTACAGAGAAG GTGCTACAGGTACAGGAAATAGAGGTCGAGGTGCTAGAGAGAGTAATACTGTGAATCAAGGACAAGGGAAtgctggtagaggtcaggcgagagtttttgcatttactagacaGGATGCTCAGGCCTCGAATGCAGTGGTTACGGGTATTCTTTCTGTCTGTTCATTTGGTGCACTTGCGTTGATTAATCCGGGATCTACTCACTCCTATGTGTCCTCGTACTTTGCTTTGAGATTTAGTAGACAGCCCAAGCTATTGAATGATCATTTTCTAGTTGCTACTCCTGTTGGAGAATCTCTATTAGCTGAATACGTGTATCGTGTTTATCAGATTCGGGTTGAGG TCGATTGTCATGCAAAGATAGTTAAGTTTGAGATACCAAATGAACCCAGTTTTAATCTAAGAGGGAGTCAAGTTCCAGAGACTTGCAAAATTGTATCTTTTATGAAGACTCAACAACTTCTAAAGAAAGGTTGCTTGGGTCTCTTAACTATTGTAACTGATACAAGAAAGGAAACAGTTAGTATAGAAAATTTACCAGTAGTGAGagaattttctgatgtatttcttGAGGATTTACCAGGATTGCCTCCAGTACGAGAAATAGACTTTAGCATTGATTTGCTACCTAACTCACAACCCATATCGATACCCCCATATCGAATGGCACTAGCAGATTTGAGAGAGCTAAAGCAACAGTTACAGGATTtgttagataagggttttattaattag